Genomic DNA from Eschrichtius robustus isolate mEscRob2 chromosome 4, mEscRob2.pri, whole genome shotgun sequence:
ATGTTCATTAAAAGTGGACTATtatgatatattcatataatagaaTTTATGCACACATTCAAAGAATGAAATGGTTCTCTTTAAACTGATATGACAGGCtctcaatatattaaaatattgctAAAGGTCTGTATAGTATGCTACAATTAGTGCATGGGAGGGGTGTACCATATCCACATGCTTTCACTTGCAGAGAAATAGCTCTGGAACAAGACTCAGATACTCAGACTGGTTCCTCACCTCTAGGGAGGGGAACATGGTGGCTGGGTTGTGGGAAGGAGACTATCTTTTACTATAtaccctttaaaatttttctatcttGACCACGTATtacctaataaaaattttttttttcagaaacttcCATTAGGCCCTATTTTGAGGCATACCCCAAACCACTCCACAGGGAGACTTCTACAACCCAAGGCTCATGGAACATCACAGAAAATATTcaagaaacaaaaagacagcaattGCTGAAGTTTGTAATAAAAGTTATAACTACATGAAGAAACAAACTACCATGGAGGAGTGAGCACACAGAACAGATATGAGAAATGGTATCCCAAGAATAAGGTAACAGAAGCAGATTAAAGAGATATAGTATGTTtacttaaaattattaagaaattaaggggacttccctggtggtccagtggttaagaatccgcattccaatgcaggggacgctggttcgatccctggtcagggaattaagatcccacacgccgtggggcaaatgagcccgtgtgctgcactactgagcctgcgcacctcaactatagagcctgtgtgcagcaaactACAgggcccacgtgctctggagcctgcgcaccacaactacagagcccgtgcagcgcagctactaagcctgcgctctggagcccacacgccacaacgaaagatcctgcgtgctgcaactaagacccaatgcagccaaaaataaataaagagttaaTGTGTATCTACTAAGAGTTCCAGAAGAAGTAATAAAGAGAATGGGAgagacaataactgaaaagataaTGGGTTcaaatctttttaaataaatgaatgacacaTATCCTCAGATTTTAGTAGAGCCTggtacatgttaaaaaaaacattattgggggacttccctggtggcgcagtggttaagaatctgcctgccaatgcaggggacatgggttcgagccctggtctgggaggatcccacatgctgcggagcaactaggcccgtgagccacaactactgagcctgcactctagagcccgcaaatcacaactactgagcccacgtgccacaactactgaagcccgcatgcctagagcctgtggtcagcaacaagagaagcccgcacactgcaatgaagagcagcccccgctctccgcaactagagaaagcctgcacgcagcaacaaagacccaacacagccaaaaattaaaaaaaccagaaaacaaaaaacaaaaaaaccattacTGAGGATCTGAGGTAAAACAACAGTTAACCCACAATTTTATTTCCTACATCTATACTATTATTCCTGAGTGAGGGCAGATagacacagaatttttttctatcaATGAAAAAAGCTATAGGACACACCTCACTAAAATGAAAACTGAACCCTGAACAAAGGAATGCGATGCAAGAAATGAcagtgaataaagaaaatggtaactatgttgGTAAATTTAAATGAAGATcgactattaaaaaaaagttaataatttaACCAATTTGGGGGTAGAGTTTTAAAAACTGCAGTAAAACTAGAAGTCTAATAGTAATAACATAGAAAATGGAATGTGGGAGGGATTAGAGTCAATGCTTTCTAACCAGGGCCACAATATATGGCTGTGTACCATATAACTCCAGGGGACACCATTTACATTTGTATACATGATAGTTTTGTATATTTAGTATTAAGAAATATTCTGTCAAATGGCAGTGAAGTGTCTTAAAGAGACAGTTCTTTCTAATTCATACAAAAATGTTTGGTTAACATTCTTATATTCTATAgcaaaaacttaagaaaaagaaTCTTAGCACCAGAAGAATAGAAATAGAATGCATCCAAATCAGTAGGGggatgtgaaacagaaacagacacacagacatagagaacagacttgtggctgccaaggggtgggtggagtgggggagggatggattgggagtttggggtgagcagatgcaaactagtatatagacaacggataaacaaggtcctactgtatagcacagggaactatattcaataccctgtgataaaccacagtggaaaagaatataaaaaagaatgtataagtatgtataactgaaacagtTTGCTGTACAGtacaaattaatacaacattgtaactcaactatacttcaataaaataaattttaaaaaaatcagtagggGAGAAAACGtggaaggaataaaaaaattaactaagtTGTTAAAAGACAGTATTGAtattaaatttaatgaaaaaatccAGCTatattttataaggaaaaaaaccagattggttaaaagtaaaaggatggaaaaagaagcACTGAGGTAACACTAATCAAATGAAGCCTCAAGTCAAATCTGAAAATCAGTAAGGGTGATAAGGATGTTTCTTCCTCTGCCGATTAACACAGTATCAGTTCTAGATCTAGTGCTTAGATAGCTTCAAAACATTGATATACCCAATCTTTGTAAGGCTGGCTCCTTCAGGTTTTTGCTTAGGTATCAATCCCCACTTTCTTGACAAACCAATATAAATAAGGTACCTTTCTTAACCATCTGATCTAAATAAAGTCCTTTGTTAACCTCTATTACATATCCTATTAATTTCTTTCACATCATATTTAATTACAGATTATAATCATGTATTGAATGCTTGTTTATCATCTGTCTTCCTCAACAGAccataaactccatgagggtaggGAGGCAAATGTTTTGAAGACTCAGAGAACTCTCATTTCTCAAAACATCTTATCTAGGCAACAATGTAATGAAATCCAGGCAATTCCTTTTTAGAGTTTAAAAGTGGAGATGAAACATCTGAGACAAGATGCTGGCTCTAAGAGTACAGCAGTTATTTAGTGACGTCTGTCACAAGTATGTGGGGGAGGAGTGATCTATGTCACACCAGTTGAAAGAACTATTGAAAGAACTTGAATGGCTAACTCCAGATGTTACTAAATGTACTCCTTTCCTCCAACCTGAATAACATCTTCTGGTCTCATACATGCTTTAAGCTATGCTATTATACTTTGTGTTAATATTTAATACAAATACAATTCCCTCTTAGATTAAAAACATTGGAATGATGTTGAACTCAGAAGAGCCAAACAAGAAGGTACTGTAGAAATTACTAGTATAAATTTGAGCAGAGTATCAAAATTCATCAGAAGACTTAGTTGATCCCTTTATCTGATTGGCAGGTAATGAATAGTAGGTAATGAGTGTGTATGGGCATTAGACCTAACACAGACCCAGCTGGCTTCAAAGCAAGAAGCTAGGATGAGAGCTGGGTAGTGTCAATAGGACATTCATGAAGGAATAGGTTTCTCTATATGCCTCAACTCTTGCTTCAGCTGCAATTATGCAAACTAcaaataaaattcacatattgaacataaagttaaaaaaggaggaaagacacGTGAAAGGTAACTGTGCTCCTTTCCCCCACCTCCTAAATATTAGGCATCTCATGGGGTACTTCGTATATACTTCTTTCCTTTCCAGTGGAATTTAAATGGTACGTTGGAGAAAATACAGCTTTGGTATATGTCAAAGAATACTCTACATGGAATAATGGGGGAAGCTATATATCTAAATATCCGAAACGCAGATAAACTATTAGAAAGGTCAATTGTATAATTTCTTGCCAttctaaagaataaaaaacactGTTTTGTTATAATTCCACTGCAGTAATATTacatcaaattatttaaaattatactatCTGTTGGAGTCTTCCTCATCTATTATGACTATGGAAACGTGAAATTATATTATGTTGTGATACAGTGGGAGGGGATAGCCAGTTAGACTGGGTTTGATTTCTAGCTTGGCCACTTACTAGATATGTGACTTGGGGCAaaatctgagtttcagtttccacgtttgtaaaatgggaacattaCTTATTTCCTAGGGCTGTCTGAAAACTAATTGAGATAATAAGCCCCAAATGGAGTTTCCTACTCCTTCTACCCTGACCTCTAGAATCAATGCTGTTGAACAGAACTCAATGGGAAGATGGAAATGCTCTATAAAGTGCACTGTATAGTATGGTAGCCATGTGggtactgagcacttgaaatatggctagtgtgactgaggaactcaatttttaattatatttaattttaattaatttaaatttaaaaagccacacATGGCTTGTGGCTACCGTATCAAACAGCACAACATAAAGCCATGAAGTTTGTTTCTTTGAGGCTTTAAATCCTTACGGAACTAGGAGAGGGTATAAAAAATAACAGCAGTGAGATTCTCTTTAAGTTTATCCCAGAATGCAGTATACCTGAAATAGAATAGATAGGCTTTGTGGTCAAATATATCTGGATTTGAATACCATGTCTGTGTGACCCAAGCCAATTTACCTCAAATTCCTAAACCTCAGGCTCCCCATCTGAAAGACAGAATACTCACTAATCTCACTGAAGCATTGTGGAGATGACAAATTAATGGATTTGATGTAGTAGCTGCTCAACAAATCTGGTTCCTTTCTCCTCCCACATTCATTGTTTCTTACATAACCACTTTCCTCACATGCTGGCCAACTGCCTGAACTGTTACTAAATTTAATATTGACAAATGCAGTTAATGCCAACTGTTTGCCAATATGTGTTTACTTCACTAAATTAAACTgccagtatttaattttttaagaacccaaactttaaaaatgtatggctaaaaagaaaaaaatattcaacacAGAAAAAGCCTCACAAAACAATGTTTTAACTCTAAAACCATTACTGAGAAATGGGAGTAGACATTGGTTAGGCACAGAAACTAGGTTTTCTAGCTCCCTTAGCTCATTCTTTCAGCTACTAAGAGTCTCAGATAAGGATTTTTACTTCTGAATTATTCTGCTACAAAACTGCTTAATTGATTTGAGGacgaaaataaaaaattaaaaccaaaaccaaacttaTGTCTGTTTCATAGCCAGAAATTTGGCTTCAAGACTTTTGGGAAGTGTTTTATCTTCTCTTAATGTGAAATATATTCCAAGCCCCTAAGATGATCTGGCTACCTTTAAGGTTCCtttcaataataaaatattccaaaTATCTCTATTAGGTTGTTAATTGATAACTACTTAGAATGAAATAACTGAATATCACTCTTAGCCTGTTCATTAGGACCTGGAAGTCAGTGGAAGCTAACCTAAAGCTGACTCCTCTGTTGTTATGAGGAACCCCCTCACTGGCTCAAGCCACACAAAGGCTATCTACATTATAACTATGACTCAATTTTAAAACTACTGTTGCAGAACATTTGCCACTGGATCCTGCCAAACTGTGTCTAAGGGTGTTTCTCCTAGCTATTTTCAGATAGTGGCAAGGCATAATGTGTGAGGACCGATATGCTTCTTTGCACTAATactttggttgcttcactgtcggTTTAGATAGGGGTACAAAGGCAGAGTTTTTAGTTTGGTTAAGCTCTGTATTAAAAATCTAAACCTGTACACAATTTCTAATCATTGAACACACATACTGTGTAAATccttgactaaaaaaaaaaaaaaaaattaactatttaATTTGGTCTGTCTGTTTAAATATTGTACTTTGGCCCTATTGTCTTATTCCCCATGCTCATAAGTAAACAAAAAAAGTATTAACTATTTCAGCTGATATGAGTAGGCAGacatctggtttttatttttatacaacgaGAAGCAAGTACTTAATAAGCTATCTGTGACTTGGTTGGATTGAATGTActataaatatatacagaaaatacAAGCCACTAAGAAATAAATAGTTCAGCATGTAGAATCTCCAATTTCTTACCTCTAATTAACAACTAACCAAAGCACTTCTAAAATATCTTCCAGCCACTAAGCACAGAAATCTTAAGTATATATTTGCAAGTGTCAATAAATCTCATGGACTACCAGATTAAAGAGGAAACCAACTTGTTTTTAGACTTGCCAACCCCCTTGACTTTAAGACTTGGATGTACCCTTTCGAATAACAGGTCACTCTAGGtctctaattttatttacttttattgcaGTCACTTTTTTAAAGCTTAGAATAACTACACAACCAGCATGTACAATGTTGCTCAGTTTTATGGTATGCCAACAGGTTCCATGAGTCTGAACTGAAGTTTATTAACATAATCTGAAATGTATGCTATAACTACATTGTAAAAGAAGGGTTTCTAAACCAACCACCCTACCCACACACAGTTCTCtgaaagcaaagttttaaaaaccttttaactTGCATAACTGGTGCCTGGGGGTATGAATTTATAGCTGTGTTAAGTTTTTGCTCCTCAGTGAAAACACAGTAAATCATAATCAACGTGTAGTTGAATACTTACTTGCCttcctactaaaaaaaaaaaaaaaaaaaaaaaaaaaaggaaaaagagagaaaccgGACAGGCACGCCTGCTGCGTATATGAGCTCCACCCCCAAAACTCAGGGCGAAGACCCTTGCCAGTATTTATTAGGATCTGCATTCAGGTTTGCCTCATCCCACATATATTGTTAATCTTGGAAAGCATCTTCGTACCAAAacccgtttaaaaaaaaaaaaaaaaaaacagtcgaGGTGTTGCTTATATGACAGGACTTTACAGAGGGTTGGGACTTGGAACTCCGTGTACCTAAATGTGGCCTTACAGGGAGTAGTAGAGGGAAAAGGAAGCTCAgtggcgcgcgcacacacacacagacacacacacacacacagagtaaagaAAGGAAAGCTATGAATTACAGGGCCTAAAACTTTAGGTCCCTACTTTAGATATCTTTCTTCTCTCCCGCCCCCAACGATCCCAGGAATCAGAAAGCTCAGGAAAGGCTGAGGGCGAGCGTGACTGGCGACAAGTAAAAGGATTTTGAAAAATTCAGCACAAGAAAAGGCTGCGAGGAGAAATAGGataggagaaaaatgaaagatgagAGCTGGCTCCTGGGGCGACACTGGGATCCCGACTTCGGGGGGTAAACGCCGGAGGGGCCCGCGGCCGAGGCGTGTGGGGGGCGGGCCGTCTCAGGTGCCGGAGACAAGGCGCGGGGATCCACATGTCGAGAAGGCTGGCAAGCTAACCCTTTGCCCAGGGGCCTCCCTATCATAAGATGGTCGCGCTTGAGCTGCAGGGggtcctccccctccccgtccAACTCCTCCTCACCCGGGCCGTAGAACTTGCTGCCTTTGGTCACGTCGAAGACTTTCCCATTGACCGCAAGCAGGATGCGCGGGGTGCGTGACCCGTCGTACTGGCGCAGCTGCTCCAAGCTGAAGTCCCGCTTCTTCATACGAGGCAGAGAGGCAGCGGGGCTCTCCTCGCCCGCCCCGGCCCCGGCACCCAGACCCCGCCGCCCCCAGCGCACCCACAGCCGGTAGGCCCCCAGCAGCACCAGCGCCACCAGCGCCACGTTCAGCAGCATCTCCCCGCCCCCCGTCAGAAGAGCCAGCGCAGCTGCCGACCAGCCGCCCCCTTCTGCTGCCGCTCCCGCGCCGCCCGGGCTCTCGCTGCTACCGTCGCTGCTGCTCTCGCTGCCACTCCCCAGGGTGCCTAAATTCACATCCCCATCACCCGCCGCCATCACTGCCCGCCAgcgccttcctctcctccccgccccctgccctccccaaccCCACGGTCGGCCCCGCCCATGTGGGGCCTCCCAGCCAATAGCGTGAGGGTAGGGGGCGGGGTCAGGCCGGCTCCCGACTGGGTGTTGACGCGGTAACGTTGTCTTGgatctctcccttcccctccctccttttgCAGGCCGCGCGCGCGTGCGACGCCCCGCCCACCTCGCCCCACACTTCCCTGCTCTCGTCCTTCGCCTCTAGTTGAAGTAGAAGAGGGGGGCGGGTCTGAAGAAAACGCGCTGCGCgggccgcgcgcgcgcgcgcgcgcgggcgGGGCGAGACTATGGCGCGTGCGCGGGCCCCGCGGCGCCACGCGCTCTCCTTTCCTCTGCAACCCCTCTGGGAGACACGCTCCTCCCAGTTCCCTCGCTGTGCGCGTGCGCCCAGGGGTCGCTtttcttcccaggccagggttcGCGTCCGGAAACTCCCGCCTCTTCGCTTTGGCTCCGCCCGAGAGCTTCACGTGCGCTGAGGCGGCCGCTGAGGCGGGACCCTCTCTGACGCCTTCCCGAGGGCGCGGGTTGGTGGCTAGTGGGAGGCCGCCACATAGTTATAACTGCTTTCGCACACTGAAGGGGGGGGGGTCTCTTTCCCCCCGGGCGCCGTCGCGCCTGTCCGGAAGCCCGGAGCGTGGGCGCGCAGGCAAAGCTACAGCCTAGAAGTTTTGGCGAGGAGCTGGAGTCGCCTGGCGCGGAGAGCGCGCACGGAGCTCGCCCAGGGATTGTTTGGCAAAAGGAATCTACGTGCTGTCTACGCCATTCCCCAGTGGTTTTAGCCAAGGCTGCTCTTATagaattttctttcagattttgtaCTAAAGGTGTCGTTTTTCCTTGAAACGTTCTCATTGGGGCGAGAGGGAAGTGGATAGGATGAGGTGGTCCTTTTTTTCGCGTATTTAGCTTTATTTACAGTTTGTTTTCATCTTCCTGGGTCTTGCAGAGTCTTTTAGCCTCTCGAGTCCTTAAAATTCCTGTGTAAATGTCACCTCTGAAGCCTCATTCTGAGCCCCTCATCTCACGCTCTCGGGTCATTTGATGTGCTCTCTCTCGCCCTAGTCTGTTTTGTGTCGCTAGTCCCGGCCCCCGCGCGCGTGTGAACTACCCTTGTGGCGAATGAAGGTTTATCAAGGGAGTAACAGTTTTCGTTTTATCTTGAGGAACTGATGGGATGGAGGAGAGACATGGGCAAGCAGTGGGGGCGTATGGTATGCTAATTAGGGAAACAGCAAGTGGTCCATTTTGGCTTTAAGTACTGAAGAGGAACAGTCTGGAAGACTTCAGGTTGTAGTCTTCAGTATCGAGGGATAGGCTTGGACTTTATATTGCCGGTTTTGGAGGAGCCTCTGAAGATATGGAAGGGGCAAGTGACAGGGTCAAAACTCTTCTGTAGAGAGTTATCTACTAGGATTGGTATGAAAGATTGGAGTGGGGAAAAGAATGGGAAACCAGTTAAGTAGGCTACCGTATTGGTGCAAGGAGTACGAGAAGTGAGGGAACGCAGGACTGATGACAGCATTAGAGCAGGGGTCTGCAAGCTTTTCTTCAAAGGGCCaaacattaatattttaagtGTTCTCTGTCATAATTACTCAACTCTGTCTTGTAGtgagaaagcagccatagacaatacttCAAGGAATGAGCTTGGCTGtgtaccaataaaactttatttttggacactgaaattttaatttgatataattttagatatcatgaaatattcttttaactttttttttttttttttaattttggctgtgctgcccagcatgcaggaccttagttccccaaccagggatcgaactcacgcTCCCTGTGTTggtagcgtggagtcttaaccactggaccgccaggggagtccccttaactttttttcaatcatttaaacatgtaaaaaacttttttttttactttccagaGGTAAAAAAACAGCctacaggccatagtttgctgacccctgctttaGAGGTATTTTCTTGAGGCAGAGTGAACAAGATTTAATTGGGGGTAATGACCATGTATAGTCTGTACTCCTCCAATCTAGAATACTTTCCGAAGTTAAAGGGGGCACTGTTAATTACACTGGGAGAAGAGGAGTAAAATTAGACTGTCCTAAGCCAACCTCGAGTGGTCATCCTAAGGCTAATGGTTAAGAGAAGTCAAAACTGCTTTAGGACCTGGTAAAAGGAAATGGAAGTGGCAATGATGGAAACAGGGAGCTTGGGAAGACACTGGTTTTAGGGAGAAGATGGCTGTAGCAGTCCCAGGTGTCATATGGTTGGGACAACATCGACAGGCAGGAACAAACCACCCCAGAGGCTTCATAGCAGGCCactccttgtatcttatttaccAGAATTGGGTTGCTAGCTAGTCCCTGAAACAGTGACTGACAAGGAGAATGGGATTACCATGATTGGTTAGTGTTTATCTGGCTTTTGACAGTTCTTATACTGTGGCATGCGTTGCTGGACATTTAGCATCTCTGGTGCCTTCCTACTAAATGTTAGTAGCAACCCCAGGCATtgtgacaccaaaaaaaaaaaaaaaaaccaaaccctcTTCCCCTCCATCCCACACACACTCCCTAGAGAAATGATActggttaagaaccactggcTTAGACCAGTTGGGATTTACCTTGGAACTGAATTATGTgtgtatagttttctttttcctaattggTTTGGAGGGAAGAGAGGAACTAAGCAGTATTGAAGTTCTGTTGTCAAGGAAGTAGGGTGGGGAATGGTGGATAGGTAATTAACATTCTGCCCTGAGAATTAAACATTTTCTTGTATATCCCTGATAAAATATCTCAAACTCACACTTgaagctcttcttttttttttttttgagttccccccaaccccccacggGAAAAATCTCTCCCAATAGGATACTCTTTTTTTGAATACTGCAGTAACTTTCAGACTGGTGGCCTGCTCTGTCTTTCCCTCCTTCATTACTACATGAAGGGACTAGTCCTGTGTACTGATTTCCTTTACTCAGATACCTATCTCCAGTGGTGCTCAGCTATCTCAGGAACTCAGTTGGCACTCAGAGGCCTCCATAAATCCACAGACAGCTTCCCTGCCTTTCCCTTACAAGTGTAATCCACTGCTTACTGATTGACTTGTCATCTCCATGGAAGATGTACCTCTCTAGGCCTGACCCTTCTCTGGAGGTATTAGTACTAACCAacaaatttttccatttcttttttttttttaataaatttattttatttatttatttttggctgcgttgggtcttcgttgctgcatgcgggctttctctagtttcagcgagcaggggctgctcttcatcgcggtgcacggacttctcat
This window encodes:
- the PGRMC2 gene encoding membrane-associated progesterone receptor component 2, coding for MAAGDGDVNLGTLGSGSESSSDGSSESPGGAGAAAEGGGWSAAALALLTGGGEMLLNVALVALVLLGAYRLWVRWGRRGLGAGAGAGEESPAASLPRMKKRDFSLEQLRQYDGSRTPRILLAVNGKVFDVTKGSKFYGPAGPYGIFAGRDASRGLATFCLDKDALKDEYDDLSDLNAVQMESVREWEMQFKEKYDYVGRLLKPGEEPSEYTDEEDTKDHSKQD